The following proteins come from a genomic window of Noviherbaspirillum sp. L7-7A:
- a CDS encoding LysR family transcriptional regulator — MTLKQLEAFYWAATCATFAIAAERLHLSVSSLSKRVAELEESLGGALFDRTGHRATLTEAGQGLLPRALALLDAAASIRNDFGLTAGLIGRCAFGVGELSALTWLPRFIAQVRTENPRLVLEPYIDVGAVLETRVDNGELDFAIFAGRSSRQSVLSQPVTQAQFVWVTAPAVAGKYPDLPSMVAGSQPIIALPRSAGTTRLIDDWLLANRIAAVERISCNNWGAIAGMLIASVGIGILPEGWARKLVRQGLLCMPADEVTLTPLTYSFQWRRGDSRPLVNQMLALTSNVVDFQVDAQTPLLM, encoded by the coding sequence GTGACGCTTAAACAACTAGAGGCTTTTTACTGGGCCGCGACTTGCGCGACCTTCGCTATTGCCGCAGAGCGGCTGCATCTGTCAGTGTCGTCGCTGTCGAAGCGGGTTGCTGAACTCGAGGAATCGCTTGGCGGCGCCCTTTTCGACCGCACCGGCCACCGGGCGACCCTAACAGAGGCGGGGCAAGGCTTGCTGCCGCGGGCACTAGCCCTGCTCGACGCCGCTGCTTCCATCCGCAATGACTTCGGCCTCACCGCTGGCCTGATTGGCCGCTGTGCCTTTGGCGTGGGCGAATTGAGCGCATTGACCTGGCTGCCCCGCTTCATCGCGCAGGTGCGCACCGAGAATCCAAGGCTCGTGCTAGAGCCCTACATCGACGTCGGCGCGGTATTAGAAACACGGGTGGACAACGGCGAACTTGATTTCGCAATCTTCGCCGGCCGCTCGTCGCGCCAAAGCGTGCTGTCCCAGCCGGTCACGCAGGCCCAGTTCGTCTGGGTGACGGCACCGGCGGTCGCAGGCAAGTATCCGGACTTGCCAAGTATGGTTGCTGGCAGCCAGCCGATCATCGCGCTGCCGCGCTCTGCCGGGACCACCCGCCTGATCGACGACTGGCTACTGGCAAACCGGATTGCCGCAGTTGAGCGCATCAGTTGCAATAATTGGGGGGCGATCGCCGGCATGTTAATTGCGTCGGTCGGTATCGGCATCCTGCCCGAAGGCTGGGCAAGGAAACTAGTGCGCCAAGGTCTCCTTTGCATGCCGGCGGATGAGGTCACGTTGACTCCGCTCACCTATTCTTTCCAATGGCGGCGCGGCGACTCGCGGCCGCTGGTCAACCAGATGTTGGCCCTGACATCGAACGTGGTGGACTTCCAAGTGGATGCGCAGACACCGCTGCTTATGTAA
- the lhgO gene encoding L-2-hydroxyglutarate oxidase: MNKKRYAIIGGGINGLSVARQLLLDDPGVSVTVFEKEAAVAQHQSSHNSGVVHAGLYYEPGGLKARLCRRGVELVRNYCLENAIPFDECGKVVVALNQEELPRLDAIYKKSIANGVPGMRLVDAGELREIEPNCVGIRALHSPHTAIVSYGQIACRIAQDIEQRGGSIRLSAPVARLIELGSRIHVELDSGEVHSEHFDFAIACSGLQSDRLAVKSGDEATPKIVPFFGQYYVIDETFKSHVKGLIYPVPDPRFPFLGVHFTKRIDGQMTIGPNAFISLGRENYDGRRPNLRDVADFLTYPGFWKFASRNVATTMRELKTVLSESVFVREAARYVPTLADVAVTPSTRGIRAQAMQCDGSLVDDFVIRRQGNITHIRNAPSPGATSSMAIAEYIVREVLPKQ; this comes from the coding sequence ATGAACAAGAAGCGCTACGCCATCATTGGCGGCGGCATTAATGGACTGTCCGTCGCCCGGCAATTGTTGCTCGACGACCCAGGCGTGTCGGTAACGGTATTTGAAAAGGAAGCCGCGGTTGCGCAGCACCAGTCGAGCCATAACTCCGGTGTCGTGCACGCCGGGCTGTATTACGAGCCGGGCGGACTCAAGGCGCGCCTGTGCCGGCGCGGGGTGGAGCTGGTCAGGAACTACTGCCTGGAAAACGCCATTCCCTTTGACGAGTGCGGCAAGGTAGTGGTGGCGCTGAACCAGGAAGAGTTGCCGCGTCTGGACGCGATCTATAAGAAATCGATAGCCAATGGCGTGCCCGGCATGCGACTGGTTGACGCGGGCGAACTGCGCGAGATTGAACCGAACTGCGTCGGCATCCGCGCGCTACACTCACCGCACACGGCGATCGTCAGCTATGGCCAGATTGCGTGCCGCATCGCACAAGATATCGAGCAACGTGGCGGCAGCATCCGTCTTTCCGCGCCAGTAGCTCGCCTGATCGAGCTGGGGAGCCGAATCCATGTTGAACTCGATAGCGGTGAAGTGCACTCCGAGCACTTTGACTTCGCCATCGCCTGCTCGGGCCTGCAATCGGACCGGCTGGCCGTGAAGTCCGGCGACGAGGCGACCCCGAAAATTGTGCCGTTCTTCGGCCAGTACTATGTTATCGACGAAACGTTCAAGTCGCATGTCAAGGGCTTGATCTATCCGGTGCCGGACCCGCGCTTCCCCTTCCTGGGTGTGCATTTCACCAAGCGCATCGATGGTCAGATGACCATTGGGCCGAACGCCTTCATTTCGCTGGGCCGGGAAAACTACGACGGGCGCCGCCCCAACCTGCGCGACGTGGCCGATTTCCTGACATACCCTGGCTTCTGGAAGTTCGCCTCGCGTAACGTCGCGACCACGATGCGCGAACTGAAAACGGTTCTGAGCGAATCGGTGTTTGTGCGGGAAGCTGCCCGGTATGTGCCAACGCTGGCTGATGTGGCGGTGACGCCGTCTACGCGCGGCATCCGCGCCCAGGCCATGCAGTGCGACGGTTCACTGGTCGACGATTTTGTCATCCGTCGCCAAGGCAACATCACACACATCCGCAATGCGCCTTCGCCCGGGGCGACATCGTCGATGGCCATCGCCGAGTACATCGTGCGCGAAGTGCTTCCCAAACAGTAG
- a CDS encoding MFS transporter has protein sequence MNIGKPDVETTEQAAKRLKKVAAATIVGSMLEWYDFYLYATMASIVFSKIFFDASDPAAASMAAFATFAIGFVARPIGGMLFGYFGDRFGRKKMLYVTFCLMGICTCAIGLIPSYAMIGVWAPFLLVTIRIVQGLGAGAELAGAAITSYEHAAANKRGSQGSWPALGLNLGLLLSSVTVYLLTLGGDEFLISGGWRIPFLLSAVLVIIGLWVRKKLPETPQFDRVEGSGAGAKPFKELFSTNIMGLGVVFFVAVGYNAMSYIFKTFSLAYLTQFKGVTANVTSLSVTLASMVAIVAVPTFGWLCDKYSSKKILATGGVLSALFAYPFIALLGSGENALIYTALIIGTGILAPMMFAPQGSYLSRQFSVQSRSTGVGTAREIGTAIAGGLAPLWALSMVASSASHPTGGVVLILAGAGLIVAVATLFDQGYRFSKHKN, from the coding sequence ATGAATATTGGCAAACCCGATGTTGAAACTACTGAACAGGCCGCCAAGCGCCTGAAAAAGGTGGCAGCCGCGACCATCGTCGGCTCGATGCTTGAATGGTACGACTTCTACCTTTACGCGACGATGGCCTCGATTGTGTTCAGTAAAATTTTCTTCGATGCCTCGGACCCTGCCGCGGCCTCGATGGCGGCGTTCGCGACCTTTGCTATCGGCTTTGTGGCGCGCCCAATCGGCGGCATGTTGTTCGGCTATTTCGGCGACCGCTTCGGGCGCAAGAAGATGCTGTACGTGACCTTCTGCCTGATGGGCATTTGCACCTGCGCCATTGGACTAATTCCTTCGTATGCAATGATCGGCGTCTGGGCGCCGTTCCTGCTAGTCACCATACGCATCGTGCAGGGCCTCGGCGCGGGCGCCGAACTGGCCGGTGCCGCCATCACGTCCTATGAGCACGCGGCCGCCAACAAACGCGGCAGCCAGGGTTCGTGGCCGGCGCTGGGCCTTAACCTCGGCCTGCTGCTGTCGTCAGTGACGGTCTACCTGCTGACACTTGGCGGCGACGAATTCCTGATCTCCGGTGGCTGGCGCATCCCATTCCTTCTGAGCGCGGTGCTGGTCATAATCGGCCTGTGGGTGCGCAAGAAGTTGCCCGAAACGCCCCAGTTCGACCGCGTGGAAGGCAGCGGCGCGGGTGCCAAGCCGTTCAAGGAATTGTTCAGCACGAACATTATGGGCCTCGGCGTGGTGTTTTTCGTGGCAGTTGGCTACAACGCCATGAGCTATATTTTTAAGACGTTCTCGCTGGCCTACCTCACCCAGTTCAAGGGCGTAACGGCGAACGTCACCTCGCTTTCGGTCACCCTCGCCAGTATGGTTGCCATCGTCGCCGTGCCCACATTCGGCTGGCTGTGCGATAAGTACAGCAGCAAGAAGATTCTAGCCACCGGCGGCGTCCTCTCAGCCCTGTTCGCCTATCCGTTCATAGCGCTGCTGGGCAGCGGCGAGAACGCACTGATCTACACTGCCCTGATCATCGGCACCGGCATCCTGGCGCCGATGATGTTCGCCCCGCAGGGCTCCTACCTTAGCCGTCAGTTCTCAGTGCAGAGCCGCTCGACGGGGGTAGGCACCGCGCGCGAGATCGGGACCGCGATCGCTGGCGGCCTGGCGCCACTCTGGGCGCTGTCAATGGTGGCCAGCAGCGCGTCGCATCCGACCGGCGGCGTGGTACTGATCCTTGCAGGCGCAGGCCTGATAGTAGCCGTGGCCACACTATTCGACCAAGGCTATCGCTTCAGCAAGCACAAGAACTAA
- a CDS encoding tripartite tricarboxylate transporter substrate binding protein: MTILRRILAVTSLVVWSTCAFSQAYPSRPIKFVVPFPPGGGTDNLTRIIANELNESLKWTIVVENKPGAGGNAALDTTAKSAPDGHTLVMAQTDNVVLNPLLYSKLTYDPVKDLAPVVMVARGAAVLVVKGDSPYKTLADLVAAAKSKPGQLTFAIPGIGTTPHLLSEMWQKSSGIKLTNVPYKGLAQAVPDLIGGQVDMYMGSIPTLQAYIKSGKVRALAVTTAQRSPVLPDVPTYIETGASSVELSSIWGVMVPAGTPANIISRLNAEINKVLEKPVVREKIVASGAELMGGTPKAMADQYAADRAKLAPVVRASGTKLD; the protein is encoded by the coding sequence ATGACAATTCTTCGCCGAATCCTTGCCGTCACCTCTCTGGTTGTGTGGAGCACCTGCGCATTCTCTCAGGCCTATCCAAGCCGCCCCATCAAGTTCGTTGTTCCCTTTCCACCCGGGGGAGGTACGGATAACCTAACCCGAATTATTGCAAACGAGCTTAATGAATCGCTTAAATGGACGATCGTAGTTGAAAACAAACCTGGCGCCGGCGGCAACGCTGCTCTCGACACGACCGCGAAAAGTGCACCAGATGGCCATACGTTAGTTATGGCCCAGACGGATAATGTAGTGCTTAATCCTCTTCTCTACAGCAAACTCACCTATGATCCTGTGAAAGACCTAGCGCCCGTCGTTATGGTTGCGCGGGGTGCCGCCGTGCTCGTAGTGAAAGGCGATTCTCCCTATAAAACTTTGGCAGATCTGGTAGCGGCCGCGAAGAGCAAACCGGGCCAGTTGACCTTTGCAATTCCAGGCATCGGCACGACGCCTCACCTACTCAGCGAAATGTGGCAGAAGAGTTCTGGCATTAAACTTACAAACGTCCCCTATAAGGGCCTTGCCCAGGCAGTTCCCGACCTGATAGGCGGCCAGGTTGACATGTACATGGGCTCCATCCCGACCCTTCAGGCATACATTAAAAGCGGTAAGGTCCGCGCACTTGCAGTGACGACGGCCCAGCGATCGCCCGTCCTTCCCGATGTGCCGACCTATATCGAAACCGGGGCTTCGAGCGTGGAACTTTCAAGCATATGGGGCGTCATGGTACCAGCCGGCACGCCAGCTAATATTATCAGCCGACTGAACGCTGAAATTAATAAGGTACTAGAGAAGCCCGTGGTGCGTGAAAAGATTGTCGCAAGCGGGGCAGAGCTGATGGGCGGCACTCCTAAAGCTATGGCTGACCAGTACGCAGCAGATCGCGCGAAGCTGGCTCCCGTCGTGCGCGCTTCGGGCACGAAGCTTGACTGA
- a CDS encoding 4-carboxy-4-hydroxy-2-oxoadipate aldolase/oxaloacetate decarboxylase, which translates to MASLGQITELRNFGAATIHEAQGAKGALDSGMKPIDPTSSLAGPALTVDARPADNLILHYALLKAKPGDVLVVDAKGFMEAGPWGDVLTLQAMKAGIAGLVINGCVRDANSIIGMGFPVFCRGLSIKSTAKNQPGKVNIPIMMGDVFIHPGDIIVGDRDGLVVVAQDEVDSVIASSRVREQKEDQIRKAIEHGATTAELMKLADTFQRHGLD; encoded by the coding sequence ATGGCATCGCTAGGACAGATTACTGAACTGCGCAACTTCGGCGCAGCAACCATTCACGAGGCACAAGGCGCAAAAGGCGCCCTCGATAGCGGCATGAAGCCAATCGATCCCACTTCATCCCTTGCGGGACCGGCCTTGACCGTGGACGCACGTCCTGCAGACAACCTGATCCTGCACTATGCGTTGCTAAAGGCTAAGCCCGGTGACGTGCTGGTGGTTGATGCAAAAGGCTTCATGGAGGCAGGTCCTTGGGGCGACGTGTTGACCTTACAGGCAATGAAGGCTGGCATCGCGGGGCTCGTAATTAATGGGTGTGTTCGCGATGCCAACTCCATAATCGGAATGGGTTTCCCCGTATTCTGCCGAGGTCTGTCCATCAAGAGCACGGCTAAGAACCAACCCGGTAAGGTCAACATACCAATCATGATGGGTGATGTTTTTATTCACCCAGGAGATATTATCGTCGGCGACCGCGATGGTCTTGTAGTCGTTGCGCAGGATGAGGTGGATTCCGTCATTGCCAGTAGCCGCGTGCGCGAGCAAAAGGAAGACCAAATACGGAAAGCAATAGAACACGGTGCGACTACGGCTGAGTTAATGAAGCTCGCGGATACGTTTCAACGCCACGGCTTGGATTGA
- a CDS encoding NAD(P)-binding domain-containing protein, with the protein MHIAIIGLGEVGRCYAKPLYEAGFELSLCEARPAKAAVELASSWGLPIHERPGEWLAPAQWVLSCVTGAQALLVVEQSVPYMNAGTSLADLTTASPNIKRRAAHYAAEQEIRYVDAAIMSAISLNWVRTPLLASGEGAEEFQALLEQVGGRAQVLQDGAAGDAISLKILRSVFTKGLEALIIETLMSAETQGLREKLYEQLSDIDQMPLRTLFDISARTHVIHAKRRAHEVYDAQQELATQGLTSLILPGVEQRFLATASALERRPFDIADPSVDQALQWLLSNATQA; encoded by the coding sequence ATGCATATCGCGATTATTGGCCTAGGAGAAGTTGGTCGCTGCTACGCGAAGCCACTGTACGAAGCAGGTTTTGAGCTGAGTCTATGTGAAGCACGGCCGGCGAAGGCTGCTGTCGAACTTGCTTCCTCATGGGGACTGCCGATTCACGAAAGGCCAGGCGAATGGCTTGCACCCGCACAATGGGTTCTATCGTGCGTAACCGGTGCTCAGGCACTTCTCGTGGTTGAGCAATCTGTGCCATATATGAATGCTGGTACTTCTCTTGCCGACCTGACGACGGCAAGTCCCAACATCAAGCGCCGAGCAGCGCATTACGCCGCTGAGCAGGAGATCCGCTATGTTGACGCGGCTATCATGAGCGCCATCTCCCTGAATTGGGTACGGACGCCCCTGCTTGCTTCTGGTGAGGGTGCCGAGGAATTTCAGGCTCTTCTCGAGCAGGTCGGTGGGCGCGCCCAGGTGCTTCAAGACGGTGCTGCCGGCGATGCCATCTCTTTGAAGATTTTGCGAAGCGTTTTTACCAAGGGCCTAGAAGCGCTCATCATCGAAACGCTGATGAGCGCCGAGACGCAAGGCCTGCGCGAAAAACTTTACGAACAGCTCAGCGACATTGATCAAATGCCACTTCGAACCTTATTCGACATATCCGCGCGTACCCACGTCATCCATGCGAAGCGCCGCGCGCACGAAGTGTATGACGCGCAACAAGAGCTCGCGACACAGGGTCTGACCTCACTCATCCTGCCGGGTGTCGAGCAACGATTTCTCGCCACCGCGAGTGCGCTAGAACGTCGCCCATTTGATATTGCCGACCCGAGTGTTGATCAGGCCCTGCAATGGTTGCTTTCCAATGCAACACAAGCGTAA
- a CDS encoding GntR family transcriptional regulator translates to MQRGRDMAYEVLRHRVISGYYKAGIQLKEEPLARELGLSRTPVRTALKRLVEDGLATADVGQGIHVAEWNDWEIEETFQLRMLLEPYAASLAAERASDATLARLRASNQQMAAAIKEGGVEAIIKIQEANRTFHHTLLESAGSSRLRSMLETLIDIPIIVRSFYLSTPEELEQSLHHHQDLTLAIELRDGELARQVMQLHLRMSYKRFIQHRKEHRGATGQ, encoded by the coding sequence ATGCAACGTGGAAGGGATATGGCATATGAGGTGCTTAGGCACCGAGTGATCAGCGGATACTACAAAGCCGGCATACAACTAAAAGAAGAGCCTCTAGCGCGAGAGTTAGGCTTGAGTCGTACGCCAGTGCGCACAGCGCTGAAACGGCTGGTCGAGGATGGGCTGGCAACCGCCGATGTCGGACAAGGCATTCATGTTGCTGAGTGGAACGACTGGGAGATCGAGGAAACATTCCAACTCCGCATGCTGCTGGAACCGTACGCAGCTAGTTTGGCGGCTGAGCGAGCTAGCGACGCCACGCTGGCCCGTTTACGTGCAAGCAACCAGCAGATGGCGGCTGCTATCAAAGAAGGCGGTGTAGAGGCCATTATCAAGATCCAAGAGGCGAACCGAACTTTCCATCACACTCTGCTCGAAAGTGCGGGGTCGTCACGATTGCGGTCAATGCTCGAAACATTGATTGACATACCGATTATCGTTCGATCGTTTTACCTGAGCACTCCGGAGGAACTTGAGCAAAGCCTACATCATCATCAGGATCTCACTTTGGCAATCGAGTTACGCGACGGAGAATTGGCCCGTCAAGTAATGCAGTTGCACTTACGGATGTCATACAAGCGCTTTATACAACACCGAAAAGAGCACCGGGGCGCTACGGGTCAATAG
- a CDS encoding LysR family transcriptional regulator — protein MDIENIDLNLLRIFDALIRARNVTLAGELVGLSQPAVSYALNKLRVITADPLFVRTPRGMEPTPRAARMALPVREILEMVKRDVFLHDEFVPGTNNKSFTISLSDVGETVFLPPLLKRLRIDAPNIAIKSVSMMPARLEEALRCGDVDLAVGYFPDINKANFYQQHLFSHPFACLVRIGHQIIKTKLTMKQFLDASHIVIRPEGRSQEIFERYLEEQGIKRRIGLSIPHFMSVPYLLAESDMIVTLPLAIAQMFAKHGELKILPLPIESPTFDLKQHWHARYHRDAANQWLRRVIYETFYKYQWQ, from the coding sequence ATGGATATTGAAAACATTGACTTAAATTTATTACGCATATTTGATGCGCTGATTCGGGCTCGGAATGTAACGTTGGCCGGAGAACTGGTTGGGTTAAGCCAACCTGCAGTGAGTTATGCTCTCAACAAGCTACGGGTGATTACTGCGGACCCGCTGTTTGTGCGCACTCCGAGGGGAATGGAACCTACTCCTCGTGCAGCGAGAATGGCACTTCCCGTGCGAGAAATTCTAGAAATGGTCAAAAGGGACGTATTCCTTCACGATGAGTTTGTTCCAGGGACGAACAATAAGTCTTTTACCATTAGCCTTTCCGACGTCGGTGAAACGGTGTTTTTACCCCCCTTACTTAAGCGATTGCGGATAGATGCACCGAATATAGCTATTAAATCAGTGTCAATGATGCCAGCACGTCTGGAAGAAGCTTTGAGGTGCGGAGATGTCGATTTGGCTGTTGGATATTTTCCAGATATTAATAAAGCTAACTTCTATCAGCAGCACTTGTTTTCGCACCCATTCGCATGCCTAGTCCGAATCGGTCATCAAATTATTAAAACCAAGTTGACCATGAAGCAGTTCCTTGATGCTAGCCATATCGTGATTCGACCCGAGGGACGCAGTCAGGAAATCTTCGAGCGTTATCTCGAAGAGCAAGGCATAAAACGGCGTATTGGTTTAAGCATTCCTCATTTTATGAGCGTTCCCTATCTATTGGCAGAGTCAGACATGATTGTCACATTGCCATTAGCGATAGCACAAATGTTTGCAAAGCATGGTGAACTAAAGATTTTACCCCTTCCGATAGAATCCCCAACCTTCGATCTCAAGCAGCATTGGCACGCTCGCTACCACCGTGATGCAGCAAACCAATGGCTGCGTCGTGTAATTTACGAGACCTTTTATAAATATCAATGGCAATAA